In Deltaproteobacteria bacterium GWC2_55_46, a single window of DNA contains:
- a CDS encoding putative lipopolysaccharide heptosyltransferase III yields MKANGGYPDLTKVRRALVIVFKNIGDVLLTTPVFSALKRSIAGVEVDALVNRGTEEMLTFNPDVDRVLVYNRKTRGLGRLKEELRLVKEVRGAGYDMAVALTSGDRSRNFALLSGAGIRVGAPKKNLLGQLSFNFPVTMASSGKHYVERNLDCLRRIGIFPERQHRSTSFFEGSEAAEKARGLLAGANLDGRPYMVVHPTSRWMFKSWPPEKNAALIDLVQRELGMPVVLTSGPEAFEISYVAQLKSRLTTDVTDFTGKLSLKELGAVIRKAVLFFGVDSAPMHISAAVGTPAVALFGPSFAVDWAPWGDGHRVVTSDRHSCVPCGKDGCGGGKVSDCLVELDVRTVYDAVREMLGKSSHRRSI; encoded by the coding sequence ATGAAGGCAAACGGCGGATACCCTGACCTTACGAAGGTGCGGCGGGCGCTCGTCATCGTCTTCAAGAACATAGGTGACGTGCTCCTTACGACGCCTGTCTTCAGCGCCCTGAAGCGGTCGATAGCGGGTGTCGAGGTCGACGCGCTTGTGAATCGCGGCACAGAGGAGATGCTTACCTTTAACCCGGATGTAGACCGTGTGCTGGTCTATAACAGAAAGACGCGCGGCCTGGGCAGGCTCAAAGAAGAGCTGCGGCTTGTGAAAGAGGTCCGCGGAGCCGGGTATGACATGGCCGTCGCCCTCACTTCAGGGGACCGGAGCCGCAACTTCGCCCTTCTCTCAGGGGCCGGGATAAGGGTCGGGGCGCCGAAGAAGAATCTACTCGGCCAGCTCTCTTTCAATTTCCCGGTTACGATGGCCTCTTCAGGAAAACACTATGTCGAACGTAACCTCGACTGCCTGAGGAGGATAGGCATCTTCCCGGAAAGGCAGCACCGCAGCACATCGTTTTTCGAAGGAAGCGAAGCGGCGGAAAAGGCAAGAGGCCTTCTTGCAGGGGCAAATCTTGACGGAAGACCTTACATGGTCGTCCACCCCACATCGAGATGGATGTTCAAAAGCTGGCCCCCTGAAAAAAACGCCGCCCTGATCGACCTTGTCCAGCGGGAACTCGGCATGCCGGTGGTGCTCACGTCAGGGCCGGAGGCCTTTGAGATCTCTTATGTGGCTCAATTGAAGTCACGCCTTACTACGGATGTGACGGACTTCACCGGCAAGCTTTCATTAAAGGAGCTTGGCGCGGTCATACGTAAAGCAGTTCTTTTTTTCGGCGTTGACTCAGCCCCGATGCACATCTCAGCCGCGGTCGGCACTCCGGCGGTCGCGCTCTTCGGCCCATCATTCGCGGTCGACTGGGCCCCCTGGGGCGATGGGCACAGGGTAGTGACATCAGACCGGCACAGTTGCGTGCCGTGCGGCAAGGACGGATGCGGCGGAGGCAAGGTGAGCGACTGCCTCGTTGAACTGGATGTGCGGACCGTCTACGACGCCGTGAGGGAAATGCTCGGCAAGTCGAGCCACCGGCGCTCCATTTGA
- a CDS encoding YicC family protein, whose translation MARSMTGWGKGDFAIGGDTYTIEVKTLNHRFIDISMRSPERFSPMETRLRDEIKKRFARGSFSVHIYSVSTEAPALKLNIPMARLYLDSAEELKSGLGIKGEMDLATLLRQKDIFTFERKGTVTDEDWGQFKAALDTALVQVEEWRIREGEALVADLLARAEALEGLLFTVEVRIPKMLEAYRERLKSEIEKIIAGRVDESRILLEAAIFAEKTDTAEEATRLKSHLELFRRLITSEGPIGKKLDFLCQELGREINTIGSKANDVRITQTVIDMKGEVEKIREQVQNVE comes from the coding sequence ATGGCACGGTCCATGACAGGCTGGGGCAAGGGAGACTTTGCCATTGGCGGCGACACTTACACTATCGAAGTAAAGACACTCAACCACAGGTTCATAGACATCTCCATGAGGTCGCCTGAGAGGTTCTCGCCCATGGAGACACGTCTTCGGGACGAGATAAAAAAGAGGTTCGCCAGGGGCTCATTCTCGGTGCATATCTATTCCGTTTCAACGGAGGCCCCGGCGCTGAAGCTTAACATCCCGATGGCGAGGCTCTACCTCGATTCCGCGGAGGAGCTTAAAAGCGGCCTTGGCATCAAGGGCGAGATGGACCTTGCTACCCTTCTGCGGCAAAAGGACATATTCACCTTCGAGAGGAAGGGTACTGTTACGGATGAGGACTGGGGGCAGTTCAAGGCGGCGCTCGATACCGCCCTTGTCCAGGTGGAGGAGTGGAGGATAAGGGAAGGAGAGGCGCTGGTGGCAGACTTGCTTGCCAGGGCAGAGGCGCTCGAAGGCCTTCTTTTCACCGTCGAGGTGAGAATACCCAAGATGCTCGAAGCATACAGGGAACGCCTCAAATCGGAGATAGAAAAAATAATAGCCGGAAGGGTCGACGAGTCAAGGATACTGCTTGAGGCCGCGATATTCGCGGAAAAGACCGACACCGCCGAAGAGGCCACCCGCTTGAAGAGCCACCTCGAGCTATTCCGCAGGCTCATAACCTCCGAGGGGCCTATCGGAAAGAAGCTCGACTTCCTCTGCCAGGAGCTTGGCCGGGAGATAAACACCATCGGCTCAAAGGCAAACGACGTCCGGATAACCCAGACCGTCATAGACATGAAGGGCGAGGTCGAAAAGATAAGGGAGCAGGTGCAAAACGTAGAATGA
- a CDS encoding guanylate kinase — protein MSGIAFIVSAPSGAGKTTLCKMAEGRFPDIKNSVSYTTRPSRPGESNGVDYWFVDDATFDRMVERGEFLEYADVYGKRYGTSKKDLEAFLARGESVILEIDVQGAANVRKRLSGGVFVFILPPSLKVAGERLVARGKDSAEEIKRRLGIAVDEIKRAFEYDYIVINDDLTRAFEEFSAIIVAERARSSRMAGKLKELFGKQTR, from the coding sequence ATGTCCGGCATAGCATTTATAGTCTCCGCCCCGTCCGGGGCAGGGAAGACCACCCTCTGCAAGATGGCTGAGGGGCGCTTCCCTGATATAAAGAACTCGGTCTCCTATACCACCCGCCCCTCCAGGCCCGGCGAGAGCAATGGTGTGGATTACTGGTTCGTTGACGACGCCACATTCGACCGTATGGTAGAGCGGGGCGAGTTCCTTGAGTACGCGGACGTCTACGGCAAGAGGTACGGCACGTCTAAAAAGGACCTGGAAGCTTTCCTCGCAAGGGGCGAAAGCGTCATCCTTGAGATAGACGTGCAGGGCGCGGCCAACGTCAGGAAGCGGCTTTCGGGAGGGGTCTTCGTATTCATACTTCCGCCTTCGCTTAAAGTCGCCGGGGAAAGGCTTGTTGCCAGGGGCAAGGATAGCGCTGAAGAGATAAAAAGAAGGCTCGGCATAGCGGTCGACGAGATAAAAAGGGCCTTCGAGTACGATTACATCGTGATAAACGACGACCTTACGAGGGCCTTCGAGGAGTTCTCCGCGATAATCGTGGCTGAACGCGCCAGGTCTTCGAGGATGGCGGGTAAGCTAAAGGAGCTTTTCGGCAAACAAACGCGGTAG
- a CDS encoding DNA-directed RNA polymerase subunit omega yields the protein MARITVEDCLKEIPSRFMLVHLASQRARDLIKGAPSLVKTDNKAVVTALREIAAGKVKVMPTTRKKELSE from the coding sequence ATGGCAAGGATAACTGTCGAGGATTGTTTGAAAGAGATTCCCAGCAGGTTCATGCTGGTCCATCTCGCTTCTCAGAGGGCGAGGGACCTTATAAAGGGCGCGCCTTCACTGGTGAAGACCGACAACAAGGCGGTTGTAACGGCTCTGCGCGAGATAGCCGCTGGCAAGGTCAAGGTAATGCCAACGACCAGGAAGAAAGAGCTTTCGGAATAG